GATGGAGAAGCTGCAGACGCTGGATGTCCTGATCGCTGTAGAGGCGGCGGTTCGATTCCGTCCGCTCAGGCACCACCGCTTGATAGCGCCGCTCCCAGACACGGATGACGTGGGGCGTAAGACCTGTGCGGCGTGAGACGACTTTCATCGGATAGTGGGCCTGACCCTTCATCGGGGGAGAATAGCCCAAGTGTATAACTTACGTCAACATTTTGTTAGACACAGAGCGGATTGCGCTCGGCGCCATGGTGCGCACCGGCTCGCACAGAGGATATCGCGGGACTGGCCAAGGAAAAGCCAAGCCGGTGATTTTTATTTAGACATTTTTTAGACAAAAACTTGACAACAGCCGATCCGATCCGCTATACTCCCTACTGTTCGGTACAGCGGGCTTTTCACAAGCCACTCGGAAGCGGTTTCGCGAGTGGGGCTGGATGAGAAAAGAGAGGGTCTCATCCATGCCGAGCCCGCTTGCTCTGAGGACCCTAGCCCGTGTCAGGCTGACAACCGTCGGTCTGATGCGGGCTAGTTCCCAACCTGAGGGCCGGTCCCACGCCCCTCTCGCCGGGCGCGACATTCATCCCGGCATCCAAGGCCTTCAGCTCTCGATATTTTGGTTTGACCCTTTGAGGAGACAAGATGACTAGCAAGAAACTGATCACACTTCTTTCCATGGCTATTTTGACCCTGGGCCTGAGCGTGGCCGTGTCGGCTTCCGACCACCCCAAGCAGGACGTGGTTGATATCGCCGCTTCCAACTCCGACTTCAGCACCCTGGTGGCAGCCGTCAAGGCCGCCGGACTGGTCGATACGCTCAAAGGCGACGGTCCTTTCACGGTCTTCGCCCCCACCAACGCGGCTTTCGAAAAGTTGCCCCAAGGCACTGTGGAAATGCTGCTCAAGCCCGAGAACAAGGAGAAGCTGATCTCCATCCTCACCTATCACGTGGTGCCCGGAAAGGTGACGGCCTCCCAGGTGGTTACCTTGAGCAACGCCAAGACCGTCAATGGAGGGGAAATCGACATCCAGGTTTCCAACGGCTCCGTCATGGTCGACAAGGCCAAGGTCGTCAAAACTGACATCATGGCTTCCAATGGCGTCATCCACGTCATCGACTCGGTCATCTTGCCTCAGAACTGAGGAAGCGAATCTTCAGTTCCAACCAGCCCGCTGCCTAGAAAAGGCGGGCTCGAGTCGGAGGGGGCGGCTGCAAGGGCCGCCCCCTTTTTTTGTCTTCACTTACCCAGGAAGGACCGCCGCAGAGGTTTTTGTTAGAATCAGGAGGTGATCTTAGAAATGGTTTGGCCGAACGCCGAGCCTTTTCTCCGTTATCGGGCAGCCACAAAGGAAATGACCGACAGAAAAGCCATTTCAGAGCAATTGGGGGTCTTTTCCACCTACTTGCGGGACCGCGGGCTCAAGATGACTCGGCAAAGAGAGGTGGTCGTCACCGCGTTCCTCAAGGAGGAGGGGCATCTCAGCGCCGACGAGCTCTTCACCATCGTGCGCAAGGTGGACTCCAAGATCGGCTTGGCCACCGTTTTCCGCACCCTGAAGACTCTGACCGATTGCGGGCTGGCCCGGGAGATCGACTTGGGCGATGGGCGGGCGCGCTTTGAACACGATTACAAACAGCCCCATCACCACCACCTGATCTGCGAAAAGTGTCAGACCGCCATCGAGTTCTCCAGTCCCGAGTTCGAGCGCCTGCAAGAAAAGATCATCTCTCAGTACGAGTTCAAGCCGACACGCCACAAGCTGCAGATCTTCGGGGTGTGCAAGCGCTGCCAGGAAGAGGAAGGGGTCAAGCCGCAGGTCTATGATTCGGACTTGGTGTTCGCCCGCGACGCCCTGCGCATCGCCATGGCCACCGAGGAGCGCGGAATCAACTTTTACAGCACGGCCGCCGAGGTTGTGAGCGATGAGGCCACACGCAGCGCTTTTTTGGAGATGCTGGAAGAGGAAAAGAGCCATCTGAGGGGGCTGGAAAAAGAGTGGGACAAGCTGGTCCGCCAACACAAGGACGTCTTGCAGGCTCCCGTCTTTCTCCATTTCGACTTTGACGCCCTCGACGACATCTTCCCTTCCCGCCACAACGCCAAGAAGAAACTGGACCGCGAAATGACCTCCCAAGAGGCGCTGAAGATCGCCATGGACATGGAGATGGAGGCCCACAACTTCTTCAAGCAGTACGCCGAGCGCTTCAACGATACCCGGGGACGGGACATCTTCGTCAAGTTCGCGGACGAAGAGCAGGAACACTACGACATCATCAAGCAGGAATACGAGCGGCTGAAGGCGACCGCCTGAAGCACCCGGGCCAAGCGTGGCCGGCGCTTCAGAGCCTCAAGCGCAGTCGAGGGTCTGGTAGCAGCGGCCGATGACACCCCTGGTGGAGGACTAGCCCGGCAGAGGGCTTTTGAGGATGGCGTCGATGAGCTATCCTGAGGTGGTGAATAAGCCTGCCCACCGACACTTCGACAATTGGATACGAACCACCTTCTCGGCCCTCAACACGGAAATCGAGGAAGGGGAGAAGCGGCGCCGGGAAGCCGGCAATCCGCCGGGAGATGCCCCCGATCAGCAAGGCATCGACCGTGTCCGCCGGCGCATCCGCAAGGACGGCCGGCGCCACGTGCTGGAC
This region of Acidobacteriota bacterium genomic DNA includes:
- a CDS encoding transcriptional repressor; translated protein: MTDRKAISEQLGVFSTYLRDRGLKMTRQREVVVTAFLKEEGHLSADELFTIVRKVDSKIGLATVFRTLKTLTDCGLAREIDLGDGRARFEHDYKQPHHHHLICEKCQTAIEFSSPEFERLQEKIISQYEFKPTRHKLQIFGVCKRCQEEEGVKPQVYDSDLVFARDALRIAMATEERGINFYSTAAEVVSDEATRSAFLEMLEEEKSHLRGLEKEWDKLVRQHKDVLQAPVFLHFDFDALDDIFPSRHNAKKKLDREMTSQEALKIAMDMEMEAHNFFKQYAERFNDTRGRDIFVKFADEEQEHYDIIKQEYERLKATA
- a CDS encoding fasciclin domain-containing protein, giving the protein MAILTLGLSVAVSASDHPKQDVVDIAASNSDFSTLVAAVKAAGLVDTLKGDGPFTVFAPTNAAFEKLPQGTVEMLLKPENKEKLISILTYHVVPGKVTASQVVTLSNAKTVNGGEIDIQVSNGSVMVDKAKVVKTDIMASNGVIHVIDSVILPQN